A single Curtobacterium sp. MCJR17_020 DNA region contains:
- a CDS encoding ROK family protein, whose protein sequence is MTRVIAGVDVGGTNTKVVLTTPDLEVVDRVDLPTPAHAGGAAIVTAAVGAVTGLLVRHRASLAGVGVGAAGVVDAATGTVLVTGNSFTGWAGYGVTRAVNDALGVPATLDNDVNAFLLGEIATGAVAGESDVLGMTLGTGVGGAFVLGGRLFAGPRGAAGEIGHVPGFGDALCTCGQVGHLETIAGARGIADRYAERSGRRLSARDVAVAARAGDTDAAAVFQAAGWGLARAALLTAGILDVTTIVIGGGIARSWDLLEPAITAAIAAEPPVSGATIRLAQSTLGSDAVALGAASQVRALVLEAEPA, encoded by the coding sequence GTGACCCGGGTGATCGCCGGCGTCGACGTCGGCGGCACGAACACCAAGGTCGTCCTGACGACCCCCGACCTCGAGGTCGTCGACCGCGTCGACCTGCCGACGCCCGCCCACGCGGGCGGGGCGGCGATCGTGACGGCCGCCGTCGGGGCGGTGACGGGCCTGCTCGTCCGGCACCGGGCCTCCTTGGCGGGTGTCGGGGTGGGCGCGGCCGGCGTGGTCGACGCGGCCACGGGCACCGTCCTGGTGACGGGCAACTCGTTCACCGGTTGGGCCGGTTACGGCGTGACCCGCGCGGTCAACGACGCCCTCGGCGTGCCGGCGACGCTCGACAACGACGTGAACGCGTTCCTGCTCGGCGAGATCGCCACCGGCGCGGTCGCGGGGGAGTCCGACGTGCTCGGGATGACCCTGGGCACCGGAGTCGGCGGCGCGTTCGTGCTCGGCGGACGGCTGTTCGCGGGGCCGCGCGGTGCCGCCGGTGAGATCGGCCACGTGCCGGGCTTCGGCGACGCGCTGTGCACCTGCGGACAGGTCGGACACCTCGAGACCATCGCGGGCGCCCGCGGCATCGCCGACCGGTACGCCGAACGATCCGGCCGGCGGCTGTCGGCGCGCGACGTCGCGGTCGCCGCACGTGCCGGTGACACGGACGCCGCTGCCGTGTTCCAGGCCGCGGGGTGGGGGCTGGCGCGCGCTGCCCTGCTCACCGCGGGCATCCTCGACGTCACGACGATCGTGATCGGCGGCGGCATCGCGCGGTCGTGGGACCTGCTCGAACCGGCCATCACCGCGGCGATCGCGGCCGAGCCACCGGTGAGCGGCGCGACGATCCGCTTGGCGCAGTCGACCCTCGGGTCGGACGCCGTCGCGCTCGGCGCCGCGTCGCAGGTGCGCGCGCTGGTGCTCGAGGCCGAGCCGGCGTAG
- a CDS encoding HupE/UreJ family protein, translating into MPSGTSVALLRPRPVRPSRPSALIARVVGVILLLGVVVVGVLAGASPASAHGFSSVVYAKVTSTEPTVVHAELGLEYDLMLVSVATSEHDDAFHTQGQAAWDDGDFPGMVSAAEAHTDALGKYVTDRFSVTGAGGQRCTGVLGKTVTVDLQDEVPYAHVTADFTCPEPSETQTGHVVRSTLFPDSETFVRDTETIVTYDVDAKQGSATLDASQPSFSTEQSAGQRFWEFFRLGAEHLLTGIDHILFLVALIAGSRRLREVVYTASAFTIAHSITFILAALGVVSPPAIVVEPLIALSIAAVAGWYLWRLWRRRSRADELVVGTHGHFSLDRAGWTRLAVVFAFGLIHGLGFAGALGIHEAFSWQLLVSLLIFNVGIEAVQLAIIVIVFPPLSLLRRKAHRVSLWVTGAVTAGVFVMGMIWFVERLAAG; encoded by the coding sequence GTGCCTTCCGGAACCTCCGTCGCGCTCCTGCGCCCCCGCCCCGTCCGTCCGTCCCGCCCGTCCGCGCTGATCGCGCGGGTCGTCGGCGTGATCCTGCTGCTCGGGGTGGTCGTCGTCGGCGTGCTGGCCGGTGCGTCACCGGCGTCGGCGCACGGCTTCAGCTCGGTCGTCTACGCGAAGGTGACGTCGACGGAACCGACCGTCGTGCACGCGGAGCTCGGGCTCGAGTACGACCTGATGCTCGTGTCGGTCGCCACCAGCGAGCACGACGACGCGTTCCACACGCAGGGGCAGGCGGCCTGGGACGACGGCGACTTCCCCGGGATGGTGTCGGCGGCCGAGGCGCACACCGACGCGCTCGGGAAGTACGTCACCGACCGGTTCTCGGTGACGGGGGCCGGCGGGCAGCGCTGCACGGGCGTGCTCGGGAAGACGGTGACGGTCGACCTGCAGGACGAGGTGCCGTACGCCCACGTGACGGCCGACTTCACCTGCCCCGAGCCGTCGGAGACGCAGACCGGACACGTCGTCCGGTCGACGCTCTTCCCGGACAGCGAGACCTTCGTGCGCGACACCGAGACGATCGTCACCTACGACGTCGACGCGAAGCAGGGGTCGGCGACGCTCGACGCCTCGCAGCCGTCGTTCTCGACCGAGCAGTCGGCCGGGCAGCGCTTCTGGGAGTTCTTCCGCCTCGGTGCCGAGCACCTGCTGACCGGCATCGACCACATCCTGTTCCTCGTCGCGCTCATCGCCGGGTCACGGCGCCTGCGCGAGGTGGTCTACACCGCGTCGGCGTTCACCATCGCGCACTCGATCACGTTCATCCTCGCCGCGCTCGGGGTGGTGAGCCCGCCCGCGATCGTCGTCGAGCCGCTCATCGCCCTGTCCATCGCCGCCGTGGCCGGCTGGTACCTGTGGCGGCTCTGGCGGCGCCGGTCGCGGGCGGACGAACTCGTGGTCGGTACGCACGGGCACTTCTCGCTCGACCGAGCCGGCTGGACGCGCCTGGCCGTCGTCTTCGCGTTCGGGCTGATCCACGGACTCGGGTTCGCCGGGGCGCTGGGCATCCACGAGGCGTTCTCGTGGCAACTGCTCGTGTCGCTCCTCATCTTCAACGTCGGCATCGAGGCGGTGCAGCTCGCGATCATCGTCATCGTGTTCCCGCCGCTGTCCCTCCTGCGCCGGAAGGCCCACCGAGTCTCGCTCTGGGTCACCGGAGCCGTCACCGCCGGGGTGTTCGTGATGGGGATGATCTGGTTCGTCGAGCGCCTCGCTGCAGGATGA
- a CDS encoding ABC transporter ATP-binding protein, translated as MTTEPILRTTDLGVSFSTESGTVSAVRGVSLTVAPGETLALVGESGSGKSTVALAAMGLLSGNATATGSAEVAGHQVVGASEPSLRALRGSTVSMVFQEPATALDPLTRVGAQIAEVIRNHRDVSASAAAAEAVDLLRRVGIPDPESRTRSFPFQLSGGQRQRVVIAMAIANSPKLLIADEPTTALDVTVQAEILELLRKLAVDTGTGVLLVTHNMGVVADFADRVAVMLQGEIVETGSVEDVLLRPEHEYTKRLLAAVPRLDVAGDRPAAAVDTRSADAVAGRPGAAPVVDLRDVTVTFGRGARAVHALQGIDIAVHAGETVGLVGESGSGKSTAARVALGLITPTSGTVSLFGQDLRSAKGRDRRALRSGIGVVLQDPVASLDARMSVAECIAEPLAVHRRGMSSADRRRRIDEVLDAVRLPRSLASRAPRELSGGQRQRVSLARALVLEPRLLVADEPTSALDVSVQETVLEVLGELQDDLGFACLFVSHDLAVVQHFAERVVVMRQGVVEEQGTTGTTLLHPTTDYTRRLLAAVPVPDPVLQRQRRTERLASLAAVTA; from the coding sequence ATGACCACCGAACCGATCCTGCGGACGACCGACCTCGGCGTCTCGTTCAGCACCGAGTCCGGCACGGTGTCGGCCGTGCGGGGCGTGTCCCTGACGGTCGCGCCCGGCGAGACGCTCGCCCTGGTCGGCGAGTCCGGCTCCGGCAAGTCCACGGTGGCGCTCGCCGCGATGGGGCTGCTCTCCGGCAACGCGACCGCGACGGGCAGCGCCGAGGTCGCGGGGCACCAGGTGGTGGGCGCGTCCGAACCGTCGCTCCGTGCACTGCGGGGCTCGACGGTGTCGATGGTCTTCCAGGAGCCCGCGACCGCCCTCGACCCGCTCACCCGGGTCGGCGCACAGATCGCCGAGGTGATCCGGAACCACCGCGACGTCTCCGCGTCGGCCGCCGCGGCCGAGGCCGTCGACCTGCTCCGCCGCGTCGGCATCCCCGACCCCGAATCGCGCACCCGGTCGTTCCCGTTCCAGCTGTCCGGCGGGCAGCGGCAGCGCGTGGTGATCGCGATGGCGATCGCGAACTCGCCGAAGCTGCTCATCGCGGACGAGCCGACGACCGCGCTCGACGTGACCGTGCAGGCCGAGATCCTCGAACTGCTCCGGAAGCTCGCCGTCGACACCGGTACGGGCGTCCTGCTCGTGACGCACAACATGGGCGTCGTCGCGGACTTCGCGGACCGCGTCGCGGTCATGCTGCAGGGCGAGATCGTCGAGACCGGCAGCGTCGAGGACGTCCTGCTCCGTCCGGAGCACGAGTACACGAAGCGGCTGCTCGCCGCGGTGCCGCGGCTCGACGTGGCGGGCGACCGTCCCGCCGCTGCGGTCGACACGAGGTCCGCTGACGCGGTGGCCGGGAGGCCCGGTGCGGCCCCGGTGGTCGACCTGCGGGACGTCACGGTGACGTTCGGGCGCGGGGCGCGCGCCGTCCACGCGTTGCAGGGGATCGACATCGCCGTGCACGCGGGCGAGACGGTCGGCCTGGTCGGCGAGTCCGGCTCCGGCAAGTCCACCGCTGCCCGGGTGGCGCTCGGGCTCATCACGCCGACGTCCGGCACGGTCTCGCTGTTCGGGCAGGACCTGCGCAGCGCCAAGGGTCGTGACCGGCGGGCACTCCGGTCCGGCATCGGCGTCGTGCTGCAGGACCCGGTGGCCTCGCTCGACGCTCGGATGTCCGTGGCGGAGTGCATCGCCGAACCGCTCGCCGTGCACCGCCGTGGCATGTCGTCGGCGGACCGTCGCCGCCGGATCGACGAGGTGCTCGACGCCGTCCGGCTGCCGCGGTCGCTGGCGTCCCGGGCCCCGCGTGAGCTCTCGGGTGGGCAGCGCCAGCGGGTCTCGCTGGCCCGTGCCCTGGTGCTCGAGCCCCGGTTGCTCGTCGCCGACGAACCGACCTCGGCGCTCGACGTCAGCGTGCAGGAGACCGTGCTCGAGGTCCTCGGCGAACTGCAGGACGACCTGGGCTTCGCGTGCCTGTTCGTCTCGCACGACCTGGCCGTGGTGCAGCACTTCGCCGAGCGCGTCGTCGTGATGCGCCAGGGGGTCGTCGAGGAGCAGGGCACCACCGGCACGACGCTCCTGCACCCCACCACCGACTACACCAGGCGCCTGCTCGCCGCCGTGCCGGTGCCGGACCCCGTCCTGCAACGGCAGCGGCGGACCGAGCGCCTCGCCTCGCTCGCGGCGGTGACCGCGTGA
- a CDS encoding Ig-like domain repeat protein gives MSLLSGATTRRRSTTLRVCGAVLGAALIAGASMVGTNAASAATNTPTTNISTGGPIHILLGVGATESQRIASWYFPTNVAQSLEIQKTASMTDGVFTDAKSTIAASKAANTAVDTSTTDSNTKSIDGIAAESGYINAHATISDLEPNTSYTYHVGAADGSAWSASYTFTTKSFSGDFDFLFFGDPQIGSSGYVDDDGAGWADTLKYATTTEPDAELLVSGGDQIEHANNEYEWGAFADSSDVLKRYPWASTIGNHDVGGKAYEQHNQVPNSLKVPDFYPGGNTTANSGGDYWYMYKGVLFIDINSNAYAAGSDAAHVNYVRDVINRYGDDAKWTTLVYHHSIYSPADHANDKDNQQRRFDFTRAFSDMGVDLVLQGHDHSYSRSYAIKNGKKANVNEQPAAPEVFSGPGGVIYMTANSASGSKYYDLTTPDATQSGYGADPLDPTGKRHWANSVENQEHVRSFVKVSVTDEKLSVQDIRAGDCTTLNSAVQHGNVDSCGVTLQPTATADPAAIGSTVDQFDLHATLPATTTTLAVSAASQTFNAAKPATVTATIAGGIGRQQGTLTVSDGKKVLGTVPVKNSTATMTLPSALAIGSHSLTAKFVNADSTFSGTDSATAKAATVTVTKAPSRTALKYSGGKATVQVKATGFTVNGTARIYQGTKRLATVTVENGKVTSALALKKGTHKLHAVFAGTDTLTTSTSPVQSIVIK, from the coding sequence ATGAGTCTCCTGTCCGGCGCCACCACACGGCGCAGATCCACCACCCTCCGCGTGTGCGGAGCCGTCCTCGGGGCCGCGCTCATCGCCGGCGCCTCGATGGTCGGCACGAACGCCGCCTCCGCGGCGACGAACACCCCCACCACCAACATCTCCACCGGCGGCCCGATCCACATCCTGCTGGGCGTCGGTGCCACCGAGAGCCAGCGCATCGCCTCGTGGTACTTCCCGACGAACGTCGCGCAGTCGCTCGAGATCCAGAAGACCGCGTCGATGACCGACGGGGTCTTCACCGACGCCAAGTCGACGATCGCCGCGTCGAAGGCCGCGAACACCGCCGTCGACACGAGCACGACGGACTCGAACACGAAGAGCATCGACGGCATCGCCGCCGAGTCGGGCTACATCAACGCCCACGCCACGATCTCGGACCTCGAGCCGAACACCTCGTACACGTACCACGTCGGTGCGGCGGACGGGTCGGCCTGGTCGGCGTCGTACACGTTCACCACGAAGAGCTTCTCCGGCGACTTCGACTTCCTGTTCTTCGGTGACCCGCAGATCGGTTCGTCGGGCTACGTCGACGACGACGGCGCGGGCTGGGCGGACACGCTGAAGTACGCCACGACGACCGAGCCGGACGCCGAGCTCCTGGTCTCCGGTGGCGACCAGATCGAGCACGCCAACAACGAGTACGAGTGGGGTGCGTTCGCCGACAGCAGCGACGTCCTCAAGCGCTACCCGTGGGCCTCGACCATCGGCAACCACGACGTCGGCGGCAAGGCGTACGAGCAGCACAACCAGGTGCCGAACTCGCTCAAGGTGCCGGACTTCTACCCGGGTGGCAACACCACCGCGAACTCGGGTGGCGACTACTGGTACATGTACAAGGGCGTCCTGTTCATCGACATCAACTCGAACGCCTACGCGGCCGGATCGGACGCTGCCCACGTGAACTACGTGCGCGACGTCATCAACCGCTACGGCGACGACGCGAAGTGGACCACGCTGGTCTACCACCACTCGATCTACTCGCCGGCCGACCACGCGAACGACAAGGACAACCAGCAGCGCCGGTTCGACTTCACGCGTGCGTTCTCCGACATGGGCGTCGACCTCGTCCTGCAGGGCCACGACCACTCCTACTCGCGCAGCTACGCGATCAAGAACGGCAAGAAGGCCAACGTCAACGAGCAGCCCGCTGCTCCCGAGGTCTTCTCCGGCCCCGGCGGCGTCATCTACATGACGGCGAACTCGGCCTCCGGCTCGAAGTACTACGACCTGACCACTCCGGACGCCACCCAGAGCGGCTACGGCGCGGACCCGCTCGACCCGACGGGCAAGCGCCACTGGGCCAACTCGGTCGAGAACCAGGAGCACGTCCGCTCCTTCGTCAAGGTCTCGGTCACCGACGAGAAGCTCTCCGTGCAGGACATCCGCGCCGGCGACTGCACCACGCTCAACTCGGCGGTCCAGCACGGCAACGTCGACAGCTGCGGCGTGACGCTCCAGCCGACCGCCACCGCCGACCCGGCCGCGATCGGTTCGACCGTCGACCAGTTCGACCTGCACGCCACGCTGCCGGCGACCACCACGACGCTCGCCGTCTCCGCCGCGTCGCAGACCTTCAACGCGGCGAAGCCGGCCACGGTCACCGCGACCATCGCCGGTGGCATCGGCAGGCAGCAGGGCACGCTGACGGTCTCGGACGGCAAGAAGGTCCTCGGTACCGTCCCCGTCAAGAACAGCACCGCGACCATGACGCTCCCGAGCGCCCTGGCCATCGGCTCGCACTCGCTCACCGCGAAGTTCGTCAACGCGGACTCGACCTTCTCGGGCACCGACTCGGCGACGGCGAAGGCCGCCACCGTCACCGTCACGAAGGCCCCGTCCCGCACGGCGCTCAAGTACAGCGGCGGCAAGGCGACCGTCCAGGTCAAGGCCACGGGCTTCACCGTGAACGGCACCGCTCGGATCTACCAGGGCACGAAGCGCCTGGCGACCGTCACCGTCGAGAACGGCAAGGTCACCTCGGCGCTCGCGCTGAAGAAGGGCACGCACAAGCTGCACGCCGTCTTCGCCGGCACCGACACCCTGACGACGAGCACCAGCCCGGTGCAGTCGATCGTCATCAAGTAA
- a CDS encoding carboxypeptidase-like regulatory domain-containing protein gives MSARRRTTVGIATALTLIGVLVAPVTAAVAAPDDGALTVMLTDPEKRPLAMEGVVVDLRTPDGGTADSATSDRRGRMTFDAVLAGTWTLHGEREGSYGFDDVVPAERTGVVVSAGGRETVVLVMRRGASIGGTAHNPYGADLSGAAVVVRGWNTGSVRRTVTSTDGHYWVHGLPSDDYSVQVNAHDETLDSWPALRSESWGFHRDPGATAERSYVRVAHQAGGRTETVVDGIDASSTEGVTLTGILNPQLDTDFTGAVVHVYGESIGSTFDTHLSSWSPGRGGTFGAVLSPGRYKVEVVGWSPSQRRYVSYWYGGEGNRPVADRAASHTIVIRDESRSISFWSTR, from the coding sequence ATGTCGGCACGACGACGCACGACGGTCGGGATCGCGACCGCGTTGACACTGATCGGCGTGCTCGTCGCGCCGGTCACCGCGGCGGTGGCCGCTCCGGACGACGGTGCGCTCACCGTCATGCTGACCGACCCGGAGAAGCGTCCGCTCGCGATGGAGGGCGTGGTCGTCGACCTCCGCACCCCGGACGGCGGCACCGCTGACTCGGCGACGAGCGACCGCCGCGGCCGGATGACGTTCGACGCGGTCCTGGCAGGCACGTGGACGCTGCACGGTGAGCGCGAGGGGTCGTACGGCTTCGACGACGTGGTCCCGGCGGAGCGGACCGGCGTCGTGGTCAGCGCCGGTGGGCGCGAGACCGTCGTACTCGTGATGCGGCGGGGTGCATCGATCGGCGGCACGGCCCACAATCCGTACGGCGCGGACCTGTCCGGTGCCGCGGTCGTCGTCCGTGGCTGGAACACCGGCTCCGTGCGGCGGACCGTCACCTCGACCGACGGCCACTACTGGGTGCACGGCCTGCCGAGCGACGACTACAGCGTGCAGGTCAACGCGCACGACGAGACACTCGACTCGTGGCCGGCGCTCCGCAGCGAGTCGTGGGGCTTCCACCGCGATCCGGGTGCCACGGCGGAGCGTTCCTACGTCCGAGTGGCTCACCAGGCCGGCGGCCGCACCGAGACGGTCGTGGACGGCATCGACGCGAGCTCGACCGAGGGGGTCACGCTCACCGGCATCCTCAACCCGCAGCTCGACACCGACTTCACCGGCGCCGTCGTCCACGTGTACGGCGAGTCCATCGGCAGCACCTTCGACACACACCTGAGCTCCTGGTCGCCCGGCCGGGGCGGCACCTTCGGCGCGGTACTGAGCCCCGGACGCTACAAGGTCGAGGTCGTCGGCTGGTCACCGAGCCAACGTCGGTACGTATCGTACTGGTACGGCGGTGAGGGCAATCGGCCGGTCGCGGACCGCGCGGCGTCGCACACGATCGTCATCCGTGACGAGAGCCGCTCGATCTCGTTCTGGAGCACTCGCTGA